Proteins encoded by one window of Toxotes jaculatrix isolate fToxJac2 chromosome 22, fToxJac2.pri, whole genome shotgun sequence:
- the ano6 gene encoding anoctamin-6, whose amino-acid sequence MSANDILEMDSVSETEEMEGDAELDMINEEVVYPEEFLPTYHSIKEGTRITKTQQAEFNNKPDSLFFNDGVRRIDFILVYEDEDKKEFEKRHTFQRRKRRREYFEASLMKMGMELEATQSVVDDKLMFVKVHMPWEVLCTYAEVLHIKLPIQPNDLSSRPSPWRFLSCITKHFYPNEELISKETEFFTAPFEKDRVEYFYIKDRDVFFTPSMRSRMAYYILSRAPYDVRGNIKKFGITKLLDSGVYKAAYPLHDCRFNVRSTEAGCPNERFLLYQEWAHPKSFYKMQPLDLIRKYYGEKIGIYFAWLGFYTLMLALAAVVGLGCFIYGYKTQETSTWSKEVCDPNIGGKIVMCPQCDKFCNYWRLNSTCESSKKLCIFDNFGTLVFSVFMSVWVTLFLEFWKRYQAELEYEWDTVEFLEQEEPPRPEYEAKCIHERKNPVTGVKEKVPYTTCGRCVRVSIGIGTVLFWIMLILASIVAVTVYRLAVFFTFSTRLRSQKLEPIKEYVTPQMATSVTASLISFVVIMILNILYERVAIWITDFELPRTKTDYENSLTLKMFLFQFVNYYSSCFYIAFFKGKVVSYPGQPVYLLGKYRNEECDPGGCLFELTTQLSIIMGGKAIWNNIQEVLLPWVKNLISRYCTRVASEKVIPRWEQDYQLQPVSKLGLFYEYLEMVIQFGFVTLFVASFPLAPVLALVNNLFEIRVDAWKITTQFRRILPEKAQDIGAWQPILQGIAILAVATNAMIIAFTSDMIPRLVYYWSFSVYPYGDYSSNTMEGYINSSLSVFNVNDFSNSSTPALGNSTVTTCRYRDFRYPPGHPRQYEHNVYYWHVIAAKMAFIIVVEHIIYFTKFILSYVIPDVPYAVKEQIKREKYLTQVILHETSLKLVTKRLKPYDEETHTELTGAKEELELDF is encoded by the exons ATGAGCGCAAACGACATTCTCGAGATGGACTCCGTTTCCGaaacagaggagatggagggtgATGCTGAACTGGACATGATAAACGAAGAAGTTG TTTATCCTGAGGAGTTTTTACCAACATATCATAGCATTAAAGAAGGAACCAGAATAACCAAAACACAACAG gcaGAGTTTAACAACAAACCCGACTCCTTATTCTTCAATGATGGTGTGAGGCGGATCGATTTCATCCTGGTTTATGAAGATGAGGATAAGAAGGAGTTTGAGAAGAGGCACACGTTCCAGCGACGCAAG AGACGGCGAGAGTACTTTGAGGCCAGCTTGATGAAGATGGGAATGGAGCTGGAGGCCACACAATCT GTGGTAGATGACAAACTAATGTTCGTCAAGGTCCACATGCCATGGGAGGTGCTGTGCACCTACGCCGAGGTCCTGCACATCAAGCTCCCTATCCAGCCCAATGACCTGTCCTCCCGCCCCTCCCCATGGCGCTTCCTCTCCTGCATCACCAAGCACTTCTACCCCAACGAGGAGCTGATCAGCAAGGAGACCGAGTTCTTCACTGCCCCCTTTGAGAAAGACCGTGTGGAGTACTTCTACATAAAGGACAGGGATGTCTTCTTCACTCCGTCCATGAGAAGCAGGATG gCATATTACATCCTGAGCCGTGCCCCCTATGATGTAAGAGGAAATATAAAGAAGTTTGGCATCACCAAACTGCTGGACAGTGGAGTGTACAAAGCTGCCTATCCCCTCCATGAC TGCAGGTTCAACGTCAGGTCCACAGAAGCAGGCTGCCCCAACGAGAGATTTCTGCTCTATCAAGAATGGGCTCATCCCAAAAGCTTCTACAAGATGCAGCCACTCGACCTAATAAG gaAGTATTATGGGGAGAAGATTGGCATTTACTTTGCCTGGTTGGGTTTCTACACACTCATGCTCGCTCTGGCTGCTGTTGTGGGACTGGGTTGCTTCATTTATGGATACAAGACTCAAGAAACCAGCACCTGGAG CAAAGAGGTGTGCGACCCTAACATTGGAGGAAAAATTGTGATGTGTCCACAGTGTGACAAGTTCTGCAATTACTGGAGGTTAAACAGCACTTGTGAGTCTTCAAAA aaactttGTATATTCGATAACTTTGGAACCCTGGTGTTTTCGGTTTTCATGTCAGTCTGGG TAACTTTGTTCCTGGAGTTTTGGAAGCGTTACCAGGCAGAGCTGGAGTACGAGTGGGACACTGTGGAATTTCTCGAGCAGGAAGAGCCACCTCGCCCGGAGTACGAGGCCAAGTGTATCCATGAGAGGAAAAATCCGGTCACAGGG gtaaaagaaaaagtgcCCTATACAACCTGTGGACGATGTGTTCGGGTGTCGATAGGAATTGGGACAGTCCTATTCTGG ATTATGTTGATCCTGGCATCCATTGTGGCCGTCACTGTCTACCGCCTGGCTGTCTTTTTTACCTTCTCAACTAGACTCAGAAGTCAGAAGCTGGAGCCAATAAAGGAGTATGTGACACCTCAAATGGCCACTTCTGTCACAGCTTCCCTCATCAGCTTTGTTGTAATTATGATCCTCAATATCCTCTATGAACGCGTCGCCATTTGGATCACTGACTTTG AACTTCCACGGACCAAGACGGACTATGAGAACAGCTTAACCCTGAAGATGTTCCTCTTTCAGTTTGTCAACTATTACTCCTCCTGTTTCTACATCGCCTTTTTCAAAGGGAAAGTGGTTAGCTATCCTGGGCAGCCTGTTTATCTGTTGGGAAAATACCGTAATGAGGAG TGTGATCCTGGTGGTTGTCTGTTTGAGCTGACAACTCAGCTCTCTATCATCATGGGTGGAAAAGCCATCTGGAACAACATCCAAGAGGTCTTGCTACC GTGGGTGAAGAATTTGATTTCCCGCTACTGCACCCGTGTGGCCTCCGAGAAGGTGATTCCTCGCTGGGAGCAGGACTACCAGCTCCAGCCTGTTTCAAAACTAGGACTGTTCTATGAATATCTAGAAATGG TCATCCAGTTTGGCTTTGTGACCTTGTTCGTGGCTTCCTTCCCTCTGGCTCCGGTCCTGGCTCTGGTCAACAATCTGTTTGAGATTCGGGTTGATGCTTGGAAAATCACCACTCAGTTTCGCCGCATCTTGCCAGAGAAGGCCCAGGATATAGGTGCCTGGCAGCCCATTCTTCAGGGCATCGCCATCTTGGCTGTTGCAACAAAT GCCATGATCATTGCGTTTACATCGGACATGATTCCACGACTGGTTTACTACTGGTCTTTCTCTGTGTATCCATATGGAGATTACTCCAGTAACACCATGGAGGGCTATATCAACAGCTCGCTGTCTGTGTTCAACGTCAACGATTTCTCCAACTCTAGCACGCCTGCTCTAGGAAACAGCACAGTCACCACCTGCAG gtaTCGAGATTTTCGGTATCCTCCGGGGCACCCCAGACAGTATGAGCACAATGTCTACTACTGGCATGTGATTGCAGCAAAAATGGCTTTTATAATTGTTGTAGAG cACATTATTTACTTTACCAAGTTCATCCTGTCCTACGTGATCCCAGACGTCCCGTACGCTGTCAAAGAGCAGATCAAACGAGAGAAGTACTTGACTCAGGTTATCCTCCATGAGACCAGCCTCAAGCTGGTGACCAAACGTTTGAAACCATACGACGAGGAGACTCACACAGAGCTGACAGGGGCaaaggaggagctggagcttgATTTTTGA
- the ints13 gene encoding integrator complex subunit 13 has translation MKMFSMSHKTVFVVDHCPYMAESSRQQVECDVLTKSRAQGVIPLAPVSKSLWTCAVECSMEYCRILYDIYPRDKLVNYIVSDSEFHILNSWKQEDQSTHELMSALAAVGPPNPREDPECCSILHGLVAAVESLCKITELQHEKRTALMDTADRVANRGRIICLTNAKSDTHVRMLEDYIQETILEQNKLAAGSDRLMAIQQCELVLVHIFPLGEDTLVSDRPKKEVSPLLTSEVHSVRAGRHLATKLNILVQQHFDLASTTITNIPMKEEQHANTSANYDVELLHHRDAHLEFFKSGDLHMAGTSTRENGLKETVTLKWCTPRTNSIELHYCTGAYRISPTDVNSRPSSCLTNFLLNGRSVLLEQPRKSGSKVASHMLSSHGGEIFLHVLNSNRSTLEDPPSISEGCGGRVTDYRITDFGEFMRENRLTPVSESSHDPSGKLPVERAKAQLERHTRYWPMIISQTTIFNMQAVVPLANLIVKETLTEEDVLTCQKTVYNLVDMERKNDPLPISTVGSRGKGPKRDEQYRIMWNELETLVKTHAGATDRHQRVLDCIIACRSKPPEEEDRKKRGRKREEREDRTEKNGSKDTDDKSWQDSERLKGLLDKEDQESEVIKDSPDSPEPLNKKPRLSTEEVQPPERAKGPVSLLTMWTNRITVANSRKHQEFVGRASSVNNKFELYQHLKDENGMDVHENGKASR, from the exons ATGAAGATGTTCTCAATGTCCCACAAGACGGTCTTTGTGGTAGACCACTGCCCTTACATGGCTGAGTCAAGCCGTCAGCAGGTAGAATGTGATGTGCTGACAAAGAGTCGAGCTCAAGGGGTCATTCCTTTGGCCCCTGTGTCCAAGTCCCTGTGGACCTGTGCTGTGGAGTGCTCCATGGAGTACTGTCGGATTCTCTATGATATTTATCCAAGGGACAAACtg GTGAATTACATTGTGAGTGATTCAGAGTTTCACATATTGAATAGCTGGAAACAGGAAGATCAGAGCACTCATGAG CTCATGTCAGCTCTGGCAGCGGTGGGGCCACCAAACCCTCGTGAAGACCCAGAGTGTTGTAGCATCCTGCACGGGCTGGTTGCTGCCGTGGAGTCGTTATGTAAgatcacagagctgcagcacgaGAAGCGCACTGCTCTGATGGATACAGCTGACAGAGTTGCCAATAGGGGTCGTATTATCTGCCTAACCAATGCTAAAAG TGATACTCATGTGCGCATGTTGGAAGACTACATCCAGGAGACCATTTTAGAGCAAAACAAGCTGGCAGCAGGCTCAGACAG ATTGATGGCCATTCAGCAGTGTGAGCTGGTTTTAGTTCACATCTTCCCACTGGGTGAAGACACGCTGGTGTCTGACCGCCCTAAGAAAGAG GTCTCTCCTCTGCTAACCAGTGAGGTTCACAGTGTTCGTGCTGGGAGGCACCTCGCCACCAAACTCAACATTCTGGTCCAGCAGCACTTTGACTTGGCCTCCACCACCATAACAAACATCCCCATGAAG GAAGAGCAGCACGCCAACACATCAGCCAATTATGACGTTGAGCTCCTGCATCACAGAGACGCCCACCTGGAGTTCTTTAAAAGTG GAGATTTGCACATGGCTGGAACTAGCACTCGAGAAAATGGACTAAAAGAGACGGTTACACTGAAATGGTGCACTCCACGGACCAACAGCATAG AACTGCATTACTGTACCGGAGCCTATCGTATCTCCCCCACAGACGTAAACAGTCGTCCGTCGTCATGTTTGACAAATTTTCTCCTTAACG GTCGATCAGTGCTGCTGGAGCAGCCCAGGAAGTCAGGGTCAAAAGTCGCCAGCCACATGCTCAGCAGCCACGGCGGTGAGATCTTCCTGCATGTGCTCAACAGCAACCGCTCCACCCTGGAGGACCCGCCCTCCATCAGCGAGGGTTGCGGAGGCCGAGTGACAGACTACCGCATCACA GACTTTGGTGAATTCATGAGGGAGAACCGGCTGACTCCTGTTTCAGAGTCTTCCCACGATCCCTCGGGCAAGCTGCCAGTTGAGAGGGCTAAGGCACAGCTGGAGCGTCACACTCGATACTGGCCAATGATCATCTCCCAGACCACCATCTTTAACATGCAGGCA GTGGTTCCTCTAGCTAACCTGATAGTGAAGGAGACTCTGACTGAGGAGGATGTTCTGACCTGCCAGAAGACTGTTTACAACCTGGTGGACATGGAGAGGAAGAACGACCCACTTCCTATCTCCACTGTGGGATCTAGAGGCAAAGGCCCCAAGAG AGACGAACAGTATCGTATAATGTGGAACGAATTGGAAACGTTAGTGAAAACTCACGCGGGAGCCACCGACAGACACCAGCGGGTTCTGGACTGCATCATCGCCTGCCGCAGCAAACCTcctgaggaagaggacagaaagaagagagggaggaagagggaggagagggaggacagaacagagaaaaatggtAGCAAGGACACGGACGACAAAAGCTGGCAGGACTCAGAGAG GCTAAAGGGTTTGCTGGATAAAGAAGATCAGGAGTCGGAAGTGATCAAAGATTCCCCGGACTCTCCAGAGCCGCTCAACAAGAAACCACGTCTGTCCACAGAGGAGGTTCAGCCTCCAGAGAGAGCAAAAG GTCCTGTCTCGCTCCTCACCATGTGGACCAATCGGATCACCGTAGCCAATTCCAGGAAGCACCAAGAGTTTGTTGGAAGAGCGAGCTCCGTCAACAACAAGTTTGAGTTGTACCAGCACCTCAAAGACGAGAACGG GATGGACGTTCATGAAAATGGCAAGGCCTCCAGATGA